From Streptomyces sp. NBC_00683, one genomic window encodes:
- a CDS encoding sensor histidine kinase: MRPSLRPTALALLISAAVTGSLCLWAAAASPTSVRTPVIWGAVAAAVLLCAAATITVRTLAAARNLRALRAADAERFTAETSRLVSTSASEAQRYTAETARIRAAAAAETARVTSEAHDRVARVTADASEQSARLGAEAERLTARARRSETERAAAVAACANAAGRMQALATSMLADLREMEHRHTAEDVLGDLLHLDHRTAQAGRLADSIAVLTGARSGRRWAKPIVMESILRGAMGRIGSYQRIRLHSTSDVAIAGHAAEGVMHALAELLDNATNFSPPTAEVHVYVEEVPAGIVVTVEDSGLVMSDVQLRRAERAVSAENQDLTALSGTRLGLAVVGRLARKHGLTVSFRPSARGGTGALMMLPQELISRTPLPAPVPAARPEPEPDHATAATPSAAPAADRQDQGSPEPVPGSSTDSDSESTGAVPQFGDSGLPKRRRGRTLAAAESRTGNATPGGADSPRPRTTDPKVQAARFSTFSQAVRANSPHPEGNTR, from the coding sequence TTGCGCCCTTCACTCCGGCCAACCGCACTCGCCCTGCTGATATCGGCAGCCGTCACCGGTTCCCTGTGCCTGTGGGCGGCAGCCGCCTCACCCACCTCGGTACGGACCCCAGTCATCTGGGGGGCGGTCGCAGCTGCCGTGCTGCTGTGCGCCGCGGCGACCATCACGGTCCGTACGCTCGCCGCCGCGCGCAACCTGCGTGCCCTGCGGGCCGCCGACGCCGAACGCTTCACCGCCGAGACCTCCCGCCTCGTCTCGACCTCCGCCTCGGAGGCCCAGCGCTACACCGCGGAGACCGCCCGCATCAGAGCCGCGGCCGCCGCCGAGACCGCCCGTGTCACCAGTGAGGCGCACGACCGGGTCGCCCGGGTCACCGCCGACGCCTCCGAGCAGAGCGCCCGCCTCGGCGCCGAGGCCGAGCGGCTCACCGCCCGTGCCCGGCGCAGTGAGACCGAGCGCGCGGCAGCGGTCGCCGCCTGCGCCAACGCCGCCGGCCGGATGCAGGCCCTGGCCACGAGCATGCTGGCCGACCTGCGCGAGATGGAGCACCGCCACACCGCCGAGGACGTCCTCGGCGATCTGCTGCACCTGGACCACCGCACCGCCCAGGCGGGCCGTCTCGCCGACTCCATCGCCGTGCTCACCGGCGCGCGTTCCGGGCGCCGCTGGGCAAAGCCGATCGTCATGGAGTCGATCCTGCGCGGCGCGATGGGCCGTATCGGCAGCTACCAGCGCATCCGCCTGCACTCCACGAGTGACGTCGCGATCGCCGGTCACGCCGCCGAGGGTGTCATGCACGCGCTCGCGGAACTCCTCGACAACGCCACCAACTTCTCGCCGCCCACGGCCGAGGTGCACGTGTACGTCGAGGAGGTCCCGGCCGGCATCGTCGTCACCGTCGAGGACAGCGGTCTGGTGATGAGCGATGTGCAGCTGCGCCGTGCGGAGCGTGCCGTGTCCGCCGAGAACCAGGACCTCACGGCCCTGTCCGGCACCCGGCTCGGCCTCGCCGTCGTCGGACGGCTGGCCCGCAAGCACGGCCTCACCGTCTCCTTCCGGCCGTCCGCGCGCGGCGGCACGGGCGCGCTGATGATGCTGCCGCAGGAGCTCATCTCCCGTACTCCCTTGCCGGCCCCCGTGCCCGCCGCCCGCCCCGAGCCGGAGCCCGACCACGCAACGGCGGCGACACCGTCCGCCGCCCCCGCGGCGGACAGGCAGGACCAGGGCTCCCCCGAGCCCGTACCCGGGTCCTCGACGGATTCCGATTCCGAATCCACCGGTGCAGTACCCCAGTTCGGTGACAGCGGCCTGCCCAAGCGCCGCCGAGGCCGCACCCTGGCCGCCGCCGAATCCCGTACCGGCAATGCCACCCCCGGCGGAGCCGATTCCCCCAGGCCCCGTACCACCGACCCGAAGGTCCAGGCAGCACGCTTCAGCACCTTCAGCCAGGCGGTACGAGCCAACTCCCCGCACCCGGAAGGCAACACCCGATGA
- a CDS encoding roadblock/LC7 domain-containing protein — translation MTATTDEKLNWLLEGLLDRTPGARHALVLSRDGLKLCRTPELSVDQADQLAAISAGIQSLSHGASIEFGDGTGGVRSAMAEFYGGVLFIVEAGAGAHLAVVAAEESDVGLVGHNMSELVEQLGEYLVAPPRTPVEVDDAAATAAETADV, via the coding sequence ATGACCGCGACCACCGACGAGAAGCTCAACTGGCTGCTGGAGGGGCTGCTCGACCGCACGCCCGGCGCCCGGCACGCCCTCGTCCTGTCCCGGGACGGCCTCAAGCTGTGCCGTACGCCCGAGCTCTCCGTCGACCAGGCCGACCAGCTGGCCGCGATCTCCGCCGGCATCCAGAGCCTGTCGCACGGCGCGTCCATCGAGTTCGGTGACGGCACGGGTGGCGTGCGGTCCGCGATGGCAGAGTTCTACGGCGGTGTGCTGTTCATCGTCGAGGCGGGCGCCGGCGCCCATCTCGCGGTCGTGGCCGCCGAGGAGTCCGACGTCGGCCTCGTCGGCCACAACATGAGCGAACTCGTCGAGCAGCTCGGCGAGTACCTCGTCGCCCCGCCCCGCACTCCCGTAGAAGTGGACGACGCAGCGGCCACCGCCGCGGAAACCGCGGACGTATGA
- a CDS encoding DUF742 domain-containing protein, giving the protein MTSAPRPRPGRDDDPDRLYTLTGGRSRSDSAAFDLVTLVVAECDPNPGMQSEHVAILRMCRRPTAVVEISATLNLPVSIVRIMLCDLLDTGRISARHPRTARVEDRLPDTDTLEQVLVGLRNL; this is encoded by the coding sequence ATGACGTCGGCGCCGCGCCCCCGCCCCGGACGCGACGACGACCCGGACCGGCTGTACACCCTCACCGGTGGCCGCAGCCGGTCCGACTCGGCCGCGTTCGACCTCGTGACGCTCGTGGTCGCCGAGTGCGACCCGAACCCCGGTATGCAGTCGGAGCACGTCGCGATCCTGCGGATGTGCCGGCGCCCCACCGCCGTCGTCGAAATCTCGGCAACCCTGAATCTGCCCGTCAGCATCGTCCGCATCATGCTCTGCGACCTGCTCGACACCGGCCGGATCAGCGCCCGCCATCCCCGTACTGCCCGTGTCGAGGACCGGCTCCCCGACACCGACACCCTGGAACAGGTGCTCGTTGGACTCCGCAACCTCTGA
- a CDS encoding GTP-binding protein, translating into MDSATSDRAALQATADNGLKIVVVGGFGVGKTTMVRSVSEIRPLNTEETMTRAGEAVDHLDGVQSKTSTTVAFDFGRITLDKRSVLYLFGAPGQERFWFLWDRLFSGTLGAVVLVDTRRLADSWYAIDRLEHHGTPFIVACNDFGGPLHTEQQIREALDLSPDVPLVECDARDRSSSKYVLITLVEHLHALSVARSRTAEAALAGSTASAAAAKTPEPTL; encoded by the coding sequence TTGGACTCCGCAACCTCTGACCGTGCCGCCCTGCAGGCGACAGCCGACAACGGACTGAAGATCGTCGTTGTGGGCGGCTTCGGGGTCGGCAAGACCACCATGGTCCGTTCCGTGAGCGAGATCCGTCCGCTCAACACCGAAGAGACCATGACCCGCGCGGGCGAGGCCGTCGACCACCTCGACGGTGTGCAGTCCAAGACGTCCACCACGGTCGCCTTCGACTTCGGCCGGATCACGCTGGACAAGCGCTCGGTCCTCTATCTCTTCGGCGCGCCCGGACAGGAACGCTTCTGGTTCCTGTGGGACCGCCTCTTCTCCGGGACCCTGGGTGCCGTCGTACTCGTCGACACCCGGCGGCTCGCCGACTCCTGGTACGCGATCGACCGGCTGGAGCACCACGGCACGCCGTTCATCGTCGCGTGCAACGACTTCGGCGGCCCGCTCCACACCGAGCAGCAGATACGCGAGGCGCTGGACCTCTCCCCCGACGTTCCGCTCGTCGAGTGCGACGCCCGGGACCGGTCCTCCAGCAAGTACGTCCTGATCACGCTCGTCGAGCACCTCCACGCACTCTCCGTCGCCCGATCCCGGACCGCCGAGGCGGCCCTGGCAGGAAGCACGGCTTCGGCGGCGGCCGCAAAGACCCCGGAGCCCACGCTGTGA